A genomic region of Capra hircus breed San Clemente chromosome 21, ASM170441v1, whole genome shotgun sequence contains the following coding sequences:
- the COCH gene encoding cochlin translates to MWASWIPVLCLGVCLLLPPEPVGSEGAVPIAITCFTRGLDIRKEKADVLCPGGCPLEEFSVFGHVVYASVSSICGAAVHRGVIGNSGGPVRIYSLPGRENYSSVVANGIQSQTLSRWSTSFTVTKGKSGTQEATGQAVSTAHPATGKRLKKTPEKKTGNKDCKADIAFLIDGSFNIGQRRFNLQKNFVGKVALMLGIGTEGPHVGLVQASEHPKIEFYLNNFTSAKDVLFAIKEVGFRGGNSNTGKALKHTAQKFFTADTGVRKGIPKVVVVFIDGWPSDDIEEAGIVAREFGVNVFIVSVAKPIPEELGMVQDVAFVDKAVCRNNGFFSYHMPNWFGTTKYVKPLVQKLCTHEQMMCSKTCYNSVNIAFLIDGSSSVGESNFRLMLEFVSNIAKTFEISDIGAKIAAVQFTYDQRREFSFTDYSTKENVLAVIRNIRYMSGGTATGDAISFTVRNVFGPMRDSPNKNFLVIVTDGQSYDDVRGPAAAAHDAGITIFSVGVAWAPLDDLKDMASKPKESHAFFTREFTGLEPIVSDVIRGICRDFLESQQ, encoded by the exons tTCCCATCGCTATCACATGCTTTACCAGAGGCCTGGAcatcaggaaagaaaaagcagatgTCCTCTGCCCAGGCGGCTGCCCTCTGGAGGAGTTCTCTGTGTTTGGGCACGTAGTGTACGCGTCTGTATCAAGCATATGTGGCGCCGCTGTCCACAG GGGGGTAATTGGCAACTCAGGGGGACCTGTGAGaatctatagcctgccaggtcgAGAAAACTATTCCTCAGTAGTTGCCAATGGCATCCAGTCTCAGACGCTTTCCAGGTGGTCCACTTCTTTCACAGTGACAA aAGGCAAAAGTGGTACCCAGGAAGCCACAGGGCAAGCAGTGTCCACAGCACATCCAGCAACAG GTAAACGACTAAAGAAAACACCGGAGAAGAAAACTGGCAATAAGG ACTGTAAAGCAGACATTGCATTTCTGATCGATGGGAGTTTTAATATTGGGCAACGCCGATTTAATCTACAGAAGAATTTTGTTGGGAAAGTGGCTCTAATGTTGGGAATTGGAACCGAAGGACCACACGTGGGCCTTGTTCAAGCCAG tgAACATCCTAAAATAGAATTTTACTTGAACAACTTTACATCAGCCAAAGATGTTTTGTTTGCTATAAAGGAAGTAGGTTTCAGAGGGGGTAATTCCAATACAG GAAAAGCCTTGAAGCATACCGCCCAGAAATTCTTCACTGCGGACACTGGAGTGAGAAAAGGGATTCCCAAAGTGGTGGTGGTATTTATTGATGGCTGGCCTTCTGATGACATCGAGGAAGCAGGCATTGTGGCCAGGGAGTTTGGCGTCAATGTATTTATAGTTTCTGTGGCTAAGCCTATCCCTGAGGAACTGGGAATGGTTCAGGATGTTGCATTTGTTGACAAG GCTGTCTGTCGGAATAACGGCTTCTTCTCTTACCACATGCCCAATTGGTTTGGCACCACAAAATACGTAAAGCCTCTGGTACAGAAGCTCTGCACTCACGAGCAAATGATGTGCAGCAAGACCTgttataactcagtgaacattGCCTTTCTGATTGATGGCTCCAGTAGTGTTGGAGAAAGTAATTTCCGCCTCATGCTTGAATTTGTTTCCAACATAGCTAAGACTTTTGAAATCTCAGACATTGGTGCCAAGATAGCTGCGGTACAGTTCACCTATGATCAGCGCAGAGAGTTCAGTTTCACTGACTATAGCACCAAAGAGAATGTCCTAGCTGTTATCAGGAACATCCGCTACATGAGTGGTGGGACAGCTACtggggatgccatttcctttacTGTTAGAAATGTGTTTGGTCCCATGAGAGACAGCCCCAACAAGAACTTCCTGGTAATAGTCACAGATGGGCAGTCCTATGACGATGTTCgagggcctgctgctgctgcacatGATGCAG GTATCACCATCTTCTCTGTTGGTGTGGCTTGGGCACCTCTGGATGACCTGAAAGATATGGCCTCTAAACCAAAGGAGTCGCATGCTTTCTTCACAAGAGAATTCACAGGATTAGAACCAATTGTTTCTGATGTGATCAGAGGCATCTGTAGAGATTTCTTAGAATCCCAGCAATAA